A region of the Chelmon rostratus isolate fCheRos1 chromosome 1, fCheRos1.pri, whole genome shotgun sequence genome:
TGCGATGTTGTTGGAGAAAAGGAACATGCACAACCCAAATACTGGAACAGCAGCTGATAAGAGTAGGGAAGACGTTGCTGTTGTTACAGCTTATAGCATGAACTGGAAACcctcaaacaaacagagacgtgcacacgcacatgctctcacatacacactgtgaATATATGTCAGCTATCAGTGAGTCTTTCCACAGTTTAACATAGTTCAGAGCTGATTAGTTAGCCATCACGTTCCTTCCCTCAAGGACTGCTCAAGGAATGCCGTTCAGAATTCCCCCGAAACCGGTTCCCGCCTTTAATGATACTGAGGACAGAGTGATGTCATGCACTGGTCCACGGTGTACTAGGCACGGAGGCACTCACCCCCGCAGAGCGCACAACCACAtctccaagtgtgtgtgtttctgtcaaatgtgtgtgtgcactagtGTGATCTGCCAAGGTAAAGAATGGCTCAGAGCCCATGCTTTTTAATGAAGCCAGTGAGGAGTGTGGTGGGTGGACAGGATGTGTTAATAAGCAACGTggagccccctcctccccagtGAAACATCTTCATTATCCACAAAACGGAAGAGGAATAACAGGAAGACAGCACAGTAACATAAATATTGCCGGTGTTTTCTAATTTCTAATtaataaaggaagaaaaacaaaccagtaTTTTCCCTTCATGTGTTTTCACCTCAGAGCTAACCCTCTTACATAACCTTTTAATTTATTACTGCAATAACATATTTCTTTGCCTTCAAATTTCAcaaatcaagtaaaaaaatgtgttttttttcagcacaaatgTGGAATGCTAATGACTGTGCTGTATGCTTCACTCAGTGATAACCTGTACCAAATGGCATCTCAGCTGGATTGTGTAACATGGAACCAAATGAACACCCTGGCGTCTTCCATGAAGAGGTGAGCCTTCtttttatttccctttaaaTAACACGGTGTATTCTTCGGTCTTGACCAGTGGTTGCGgtggtgcagaggaggaggaagaggaggcttTGACCAGATGGCTGTTGGCCTACTGCCTAGGGAAATCAGGAAGTGGAGAGGAGCATAAtcgtatgtgtgcatgtgtgtgtgtttgtgtgcagtcttgtgtgtctgttgtatATTTTGAAGGCTAGTCTGAGTAGCCATGTGGTGGCGACggtgaaaaagtgtgtgtgctgtggaggACTAAACTCTTTTTGAACTGGATTTGGATTTGGAGTGGATGAACACTATAAAAActatttatcccaagctgggaaattgcagtgcagcagcagcattacacacagtgaaataagggAAAATTGGACTATAAGTGAAATAGGACACTAaggaacaaactatacataataaaatatcaaaatagcaagcagtaaaaattatatacataataataaaatatcgaaaatagcaaacagtagtaataaaaagtattgtacaaaaaagAGTAtatacagcaaatggcagtgtgtagaaaataaagtgtaccgtgactgtatCTGCCCACCTACCTGACGAAATCTCACCAAATATTTGCTCAaactttcagtgttttaattcaCCTAAACTTTGCTCCTGCCCAGCAGTGGCCATGCAAGCGGCTACGAGAGTGACCCCGCAGCCCCGCCTCCGCCCATGCTAGTCAGTGCCCAgtaccacatacacacacacagcgtcttCAGAGGACTTCAGGTCAGTCAGAgtcagcatacacacacacacacacacacacacacacacacacacacacacacattcatcgACATGCaatgaataaatacacaaagTGAACTTCTCTACTGTAAAGCGTctctcttctccatcctctctttctTGAAGGATGTGCGACGGGTAGCTGGTATTGCCCCACCAGTTGTGAGGTCATCAGAGACCAATGAAAAGCGTCCATTTGTATGTGCTTATCCTGGCTGCAGCAAGAGATACTTCAAACTGTCACATCTGCAGATGCACGGCCGCAAACACACAGGTGAGATGATGTGacctcttctttttccctcaaactgctgctttttagAAATGACAACAATAAATTCACACATATGGCTAAAGATGAATAAAGTAGAGTCACATAAATGATGATAAAAGGTAGAATGTGACTTATTTTGACATGTTGACGGTGCATGTGTGAAACTTGCCACTTGGGTAATGGTGAGTGGTTCATTTTGCAGGAGAGAAGCCTTACCAGTGTGATTTCACAGACTGTGGCCGCAGATTCTCTCGCTCAGACCAGTTGAAGAGGCACCAGCGCCGACACACAGGTACACCGATGTCAAGCTACTGTTTGACTTCCCTCTAGGGCCGCTGCTGCCATCGATGACATAGTGTTTTCTTTCTGGCAAAGTataaaaaactttaaaacacactGCGGGTATTTTAGAAGCAGATTGAAGTACTTTTAGACTCAATATATTATGATTGGAATACTTTTAGGCCAGTATACAAAAAATGAATACTTAAAAGGGAGCTTTTCCCCACCAGAGTTGTAGTCTTGACAGTGTGGAGAGGGCTGTGAAACTGGCTTTGGTGACAttaaatgagcagaaaatgtcTCTGAATTAATGAAATATGACAAATCCAAATAATCAAGACATTTTAGTGATTTTCCTTTTGTGACCTTGTTATTTCTAGTATCCTGGCGACAGCCTTGGTTCCCTCTCTCACTTCACTTTTCACTCATgactctctctgctttctttgtGCATAGATGGCATCATCACTGttacaaaacagcagaaattgTACAATATCATTTAATCCACTGCAAGAATACCACAAACTCTCTGTTcatgttaaatataaatgtctgctgcagctgctgttcaaACTGATTTTCTTCCAGTGGTTCACTACATAAAAGGAGCAATTAATTATTATGAGTGAATTCTAAAtgatttcagtgaaaatgttttgaacttttgaccctcttctcctctctgtctctgccaccACAATAACCGTTTGCATCTCCGTGCAGGAGTGAAGCCCTTTCAGTGCGAGACGTGTCAGAGAAAGTTTTCACGGTCAGATCATCTTAAGACGCACACTCGGACTCATACAGGTAAAACAAGTGCGTATACCTTTAATTTCTACCTCTCCATTCTTTTCCCCGTGAGATTTTTGCATGAAGCTGGTCCCCCTGGCTTTAATTCACgtgcaacaaaacacaagcttGCATTCCAAGAGGCGAATTCACTCTAAAGGAACGATTCCTCTCGTTTTTCCTTGTTTGTCGCCTCCTTGTCAGGTGAGAAGCCCTTTACCTGCCGCTGGTCCAACTGTCAGAAGAAGTTTGCCCGCTCTGACGAGCTGATGCGCCACCACAGCATGCACCAGAGGAACCTGACCAAGCTGCAGCCTGCCatctgagcaggaggaggaggaggaggaggaaggtgacaATATGTTGTGCCAGCTAGTGGAGAAAGATGCTGGAACCTGGTCAGCATATATGGTGCCTTGCCAGACTTGGCTGAAGTGGTGAGCGCAGCTGATGCCTCCCTCAGCCAGCCGACGTCGAGAGACTCCGATGAGACCTTCAAGACGCATCTCAACCAGCGCTCAATCTGGTCACCTGACAGTAAAACTCAGCCTGAGAGGGGACAAAACCACCGTAATCCTGAGCCAAGAAGAAGAGTCTTCACGTGAGATGAGGAAAATGTTGATACGCTATTTTGGAAATTTTAGTACACTTGCActggcttctttttttattcttaaaaatTGTGTCACTTTGAAAATATGCTGGACAACATCAACTGGATTTAGgaaatgtgcctttttttgGTCCATGAAGCTGAACACAGAGAATCTTAATATTCTTACAATATACACAATACTCACCAAATTGCTTTGTATATATGTGGTGTATTTGCTTACCTTTGTAGACAttccttttgtattttttatgtttttataagTTTATAAAATGTTGATTCGCATGTTGTCAAGGCTaagagtgtgtgcttgtgtatgtgtgcatgagagagagagaaagaagaggtgTTGGTGTGGTTACGAGGCCACCTATgaatggtggtggtggtggtggaggggtgacagacagtaaaacagcaccccactgtgactgtgacagGGTGCAGGTCTCACCCTCCTAAATCTCCGACACACATCTTCATAACTAGGAACATCTGGAGGCCGGTAAATCTCATTAGAAAAGACACATACCTCAGTGTCAGCTGGCTGTACTTCACTGACTGCCCCCTCCTGCACAGACTGGGCCccataatgcacacacacacacacgcacacacacattcaaatccCTGCTGTAAATC
Encoded here:
- the wt1b gene encoding WT1 transcription factor b isoform X1, which gives rise to MLTEPCGAMSMGSDVRDLTLLSPAPPVSSLPGASGGCGMSVGGGQWTQLLDLHPGSPYSSLPAHHSLIKQEPGWGATDPIEDPHCGLGAFTVHFSGQFTGSGPCRVGAFGEPTAGQPRVFPNGTYLPMDSPPAPRNQGYGAVGLDSNPSYGHTPSHHTPQLSSLSFKHEDTLSPPNNIVDQQYPAPPPMFGCHNPSESCPNSQALLLRNYNSDNLYQMASQLDCVTWNQMNTLASSMKSSGHASGYESDPAAPPPPMLVSAQYHIHTHSVFRGLQDVRRVAGIAPPVVRSSETNEKRPFVCAYPGCSKRYFKLSHLQMHGRKHTGEKPYQCDFTDCGRRFSRSDQLKRHQRRHTGVKPFQCETCQRKFSRSDHLKTHTRTHTGKTSEKPFTCRWSNCQKKFARSDELMRHHSMHQRNLTKLQPAI
- the wt1b gene encoding WT1 transcription factor b isoform X2, which translates into the protein MLTEPCGAMSMGSDVRDLTLLSPAPPVSSLPGASGGCGMSVGGGQWTQLLDLHPGSPYSSLPAHHSLIKQEPGWGATDPIEDPHCGLGAFTVHFSGQFTGSGPCRVGAFGEPTAGQPRVFPNGTYLPMDSPPAPRNQGYGAVGLDSNPSYGHTPSHHTPQLSSLSFKHEDTLSPPNNIVDQQYPAPPPMFGCHNPSESCPNSQALLLRNYNSDNLYQMASQLDCVTWNQMNTLASSMKSSGHASGYESDPAAPPPPMLVSAQYHIHTHSVFRGLQDVRRVAGIAPPVVRSSETNEKRPFVCAYPGCSKRYFKLSHLQMHGRKHTGEKPYQCDFTDCGRRFSRSDQLKRHQRRHTGVKPFQCETCQRKFSRSDHLKTHTRTHTGEKPFTCRWSNCQKKFARSDELMRHHSMHQRNLTKLQPAI
- the wt1b gene encoding WT1 transcription factor b isoform X3 codes for the protein MLTEPCGAMSMGSDVRDLTLLSPAPPVSSLPGASGGCGMSVGGGQWTQLLDLHPGSPYSSLPAHHSLIKQEPGWGATDPIEDPHCGLGAFTVHFSGQFTGSGPCRVGAFGEPTAGQPRVFPNGTYLPMDSPPAPRNQGYGAVGLDSNPSYGHTPSHHTPQLSSLSFKHEDTLSPPNNIVDQQYPAPPPMFGCHNPSESCPNSQALLLRNYNSDNLYQMASQLDCVTWNQMNTLASSMKSGHASGYESDPAAPPPPMLVSAQYHIHTHSVFRGLQDVRRVAGIAPPVVRSSETNEKRPFVCAYPGCSKRYFKLSHLQMHGRKHTGEKPYQCDFTDCGRRFSRSDQLKRHQRRHTGVKPFQCETCQRKFSRSDHLKTHTRTHTGKTSEKPFTCRWSNCQKKFARSDELMRHHSMHQRNLTKLQPAI